Proteins encoded by one window of Pseudonocardia sp. HH130629-09:
- a CDS encoding Lrp/AsnC family transcriptional regulator codes for MITAIVLVHTAADRIPETAQAIADLDGVSEVYSCAGDVDLIAIVKVREHEQLADVIASRLSRIDGVVGTDTHIAFRSYSKADTDAAFAIGLD; via the coding sequence GTGATCACCGCGATCGTCCTGGTGCACACCGCCGCCGACCGGATCCCCGAGACCGCGCAGGCCATCGCGGACCTCGACGGCGTGTCGGAGGTCTACTCCTGTGCCGGCGACGTGGACCTGATCGCGATCGTCAAGGTGCGCGAGCACGAGCAGCTCGCCGACGTGATCGCCAGCCGGCTCAGCCGGATCGACGGCGTCGTCGGGACCGACACGCACATCGCGTTCCGGTCCTACTCCAAGGCCGACACCGACGCGGCCTTCGCCATCGGCCTCGACTGA
- a CDS encoding cytochrome c oxidase subunit 3, giving the protein MPDVTTAAPNISARIHSLNRPNLVSIGTIVWLSSELMFFAGLFAMYFTARAQNDGPWPPPPTELNVPYALTITIILVASSFTCQFGVFAAERGDVFGLRRWYVVTLVMGTIFVLGQAYEYLVLVEEHATTISSSSYGSVFYLATGFHGLHVVGGLVAFVYLIIRTKLSKFTPAQATAAIVVSYYWHFVDVVWIGLFATIYFIR; this is encoded by the coding sequence ATGCCCGACGTGACGACAGCGGCACCCAACATCAGCGCGCGGATCCATTCGCTGAACCGCCCCAACCTGGTCAGCATCGGCACCATCGTCTGGCTCTCCAGCGAGCTGATGTTCTTCGCCGGGCTGTTCGCGATGTACTTCACCGCGCGGGCGCAGAACGACGGTCCCTGGCCGCCACCGCCCACCGAGCTCAACGTCCCGTACGCGCTCACGATCACGATCATCCTGGTCGCGTCCTCGTTCACCTGCCAGTTCGGCGTGTTCGCCGCCGAACGCGGCGACGTCTTCGGCCTGCGCCGCTGGTACGTCGTGACGCTGGTGATGGGCACGATCTTCGTCCTCGGCCAGGCCTACGAGTACCTCGTCCTGGTGGAGGAGCACGCGACGACGATCTCGTCCAGCTCCTACGGGTCGGTCTTCTACCTGGCGACCGGCTTCCACGGTCTGCACGTGGTCGGCGGCCTCGTCGCGTTCGTGTACCTGATCATCCGCACGAAGCTCAGCAAGTTCACGCCCGCCCAGGCCACCGCGGCGATCGTGGTGTCCTACTACTGGCACTTCG
- a CDS encoding response regulator has protein sequence MLVYSHRPEVRESIIEAVGRRPAPDVGRVRWVEAAGIAEVLAACDAGEADLLVLDGEAQPTGGMGVAKQLRHEIVDCPPIVLTVRRRDDRWLATWSEADAVLVHPLDPIEAAEVVAQVLRDHRPGTLTQQQ, from the coding sequence GTGCTGGTCTACAGCCACCGTCCCGAGGTCCGCGAGAGCATCATCGAGGCGGTCGGGCGGCGACCCGCGCCGGACGTGGGCCGGGTGCGCTGGGTGGAGGCGGCTGGAATCGCCGAGGTCCTCGCGGCCTGCGACGCGGGTGAGGCCGACCTGCTGGTCCTCGACGGCGAGGCCCAGCCGACCGGCGGGATGGGCGTGGCCAAGCAGCTGCGTCACGAGATCGTCGACTGCCCGCCGATCGTGCTGACCGTCCGCCGCCGGGACGACCGCTGGCTCGCCACCTGGTCGGAGGCGGACGCCGTGCTGGTGCACCCGCTCGACCCGATCGAGGCGGCCGAGGTGGTCGCCCAGGTCCTGCGCGACCACCGACCCGGCACCCTGACCCAGCAGCAGTAG
- the trpD gene encoding anthranilate phosphoribosyltransferase: MSAPTWPSVIGRLMRGEDVTADEATWAMGQVFAGEATPAQLAGFLVALRAKGETPAEISGMADAMLAHAVRVHVPGRSVDVVGTGGDQAHTVNISTMAAIVVAAAGAPVVKHGGRAASSQCGTADVLEELGVAIELTPAAVERCAAELGIAFCFAQSFHPAMRYAGGVRRELGVPTAMNLLGPLSNPAQPETGLIGCADPRHAATMAEVFARRGKSVLVVRGDDGLDELTTTGRSTVWISDGGTVREERLDPADLGVGVVTAEDLRGGTRQVNAAVVRDLVAGKSGPVRDAVLLNAAGALAAHRGIGTDLTAAIGDALDAVAAAVDSGAASDLLTRWAALSTELAA; this comes from the coding sequence GTGAGCGCACCCACCTGGCCCTCCGTGATCGGCCGCCTGATGCGTGGCGAGGACGTCACCGCCGACGAGGCGACCTGGGCGATGGGTCAGGTCTTCGCCGGGGAGGCGACCCCGGCGCAGCTCGCCGGGTTCCTCGTCGCACTGCGCGCGAAGGGCGAGACGCCCGCGGAGATCTCGGGCATGGCCGACGCGATGCTCGCCCACGCGGTGCGGGTGCACGTGCCTGGCCGTTCGGTCGACGTCGTCGGCACCGGCGGGGACCAGGCGCACACGGTGAACATCTCCACGATGGCGGCGATCGTCGTCGCGGCGGCGGGTGCGCCGGTCGTCAAGCACGGCGGGCGCGCGGCGTCGTCGCAGTGCGGGACGGCCGACGTGCTCGAGGAGCTGGGTGTCGCGATCGAGCTGACCCCGGCCGCGGTCGAGCGGTGTGCCGCGGAGCTGGGGATCGCGTTCTGCTTCGCCCAGTCCTTCCACCCCGCCATGCGCTACGCCGGCGGGGTCCGTCGCGAGCTCGGGGTGCCGACCGCGATGAACCTGCTCGGGCCGCTGTCCAACCCGGCCCAGCCCGAGACCGGTCTGATCGGCTGCGCCGACCCGCGGCACGCCGCGACGATGGCCGAGGTCTTCGCCCGGCGCGGCAAGTCGGTGCTGGTGGTGCGCGGCGACGACGGGCTCGACGAGCTGACCACCACCGGGCGCAGCACCGTCTGGATCAGCGACGGCGGCACCGTCCGCGAGGAGCGGCTCGACCCGGCCGACCTCGGGGTCGGCGTGGTCACCGCCGAGGACCTGCGCGGCGGCACCCGGCAGGTCAACGCCGCCGTGGTCCGCGACCTGGTGGCCGGCAAGAGCGGCCCGGTGCGCGACGCGGTGCTGCTCAACGCCGCGGGCGCGCTCGCCGCGCACCGCGGGATCGGCACCGACCTCACGGCCGCGATCGGGGACGCGCTCGACGCCGTCGCCGCGGCCGTGGACTCCGGCGCCGCGTCCGACCTGCTCACCCGCTGGGCGGCGCTGTCCACCGAGCTGGCCGCCTGA
- a CDS encoding FAD-dependent oxidoreductase, protein MSTPQVLSPRPARIAVIGSGPSGLYTAEALLAGDPAVHVDVIDRLPAPYGLVRYGVAPDHVKMKSVIRALVRTFDDSDRVRFLGNVHVGPGGIPGEALREHYHAVVHATGSAVDRDLGVPGEDLAGSVGSGAFVSWYCGHPDAVGPGPLLDRLGAVVVGAGNVAVDVARVLARPAEDLAATDAHDAVLDALRASAVTDVHVLVRRDPPHVKFTPAELRGLGGLDDVDVVVHDDGLLAAGVAEPEERRMRQNIEMLTEWAARSATGARRCIHLRFLRSPVRLVDDGTGRVGAVVVERNAVDADGRVHGTGEVETVEAGLVVRAIGYAGEPIEGLPFDPATGTVPNEAGRVLLGGEPVRGSYVAGWIKRGPTGVIGTNKGDGAQTAESVLADLPDLATPPRPGGDAVVERMRSYGVDPVLWEDWLRLDAAEIALGEWRGGTERVKIADRAEMLDAARSRSSRP, encoded by the coding sequence GTGTCGACCCCGCAGGTCCTCAGCCCACGACCCGCCCGGATCGCCGTCATCGGATCCGGACCGTCCGGCCTGTACACCGCGGAGGCGCTGCTGGCGGGGGACCCGGCGGTGCACGTGGACGTGATCGACCGGCTGCCCGCGCCCTACGGTCTGGTCCGCTACGGCGTCGCTCCCGACCACGTGAAGATGAAGTCGGTCATCCGGGCGCTGGTGCGGACCTTCGACGACAGCGACCGCGTCCGGTTCCTCGGCAACGTGCACGTCGGTCCCGGCGGCATCCCGGGGGAGGCGCTGCGGGAGCACTACCACGCCGTCGTGCACGCCACCGGCAGCGCGGTCGACCGCGACCTCGGCGTCCCGGGGGAGGATCTCGCGGGCTCGGTCGGGTCCGGGGCGTTCGTGTCCTGGTACTGCGGGCACCCCGACGCGGTGGGCCCCGGCCCGCTGCTCGACCGCCTCGGCGCGGTCGTGGTCGGCGCCGGGAACGTCGCCGTCGACGTGGCGCGGGTCCTTGCCCGCCCCGCCGAGGACCTCGCCGCCACCGACGCGCACGACGCGGTGCTCGACGCACTGCGGGCGAGCGCGGTCACCGACGTGCACGTGTTGGTCCGGCGTGACCCGCCGCACGTGAAGTTCACCCCTGCCGAGCTGCGCGGTCTCGGGGGTCTCGACGACGTCGACGTCGTGGTGCACGACGACGGCCTGCTCGCCGCGGGCGTCGCCGAGCCGGAGGAACGGCGGATGCGCCAGAACATCGAGATGCTCACCGAATGGGCCGCCCGGTCCGCGACCGGTGCGCGCCGGTGCATCCACCTGCGGTTCCTGCGGTCGCCGGTCCGGCTCGTCGACGACGGCACCGGCCGGGTCGGCGCCGTCGTGGTCGAACGCAACGCCGTCGACGCCGACGGCCGGGTGCACGGCACGGGTGAGGTCGAGACCGTGGAGGCGGGCCTGGTCGTGCGGGCCATCGGCTATGCGGGCGAGCCCATCGAGGGGCTGCCGTTCGACCCGGCGACCGGCACCGTCCCGAACGAGGCCGGACGGGTGCTGCTCGGCGGGGAGCCCGTGCGCGGCAGCTACGTGGCCGGGTGGATCAAGCGGGGCCCGACCGGGGTGATCGGCACCAACAAGGGCGACGGCGCACAGACCGCGGAGTCGGTGCTGGCCGACCTGCCGGACCTGGCGACGCCGCCGCGGCCGGGTGGCGACGCCGTCGTCGAGCGGATGCGCTCCTACGGCGTCGACCCCGTGCTGTGGGAGGACTGGCTGCGTCTCGACGCCGCCGAGATCGCCCTCGGGGAGTGGCGCGGCGGCACCGAACGGGTCAAGATCGCGGACCGGGCCGAGATGCTCGACGCGGCCCGCAGCCGCAGCTCACGGCCGTAG